A window of the Cynocephalus volans isolate mCynVol1 chromosome 10, mCynVol1.pri, whole genome shotgun sequence genome harbors these coding sequences:
- the BICRA gene encoding BRD4-interacting chromatin-remodeling complex-associated protein, with the protein MDDEDGRCLLDVICDPQALNDFLHGSEKLDSDDLLDNPGEAQSAFYEGPGLHVQEASGNHLNPEPSQPTPSVDLDFLEDDILGSPATGGGGGGGGGTDQPCDILQQSLQEANITEQTLEAEAELDLGPFQLPTLQPADGGAGPAGAAGAAVAAGPQALFPGGTDLLGLQAPPTVLTHQALVPPQDMVNKALSVQPFLQPVGLGNVTLQPIPGLQGLPNGSPGGATAATLGLAPIQVVGQPVMALNPPTSQLLAKQVPVSGYLASAAGPSEPVTLASAGVSPQGAGLVIQKNLPAAVATTLNGNSVFGGAGAATAVASGAPSGQPLAVAPGLGTSPLVPAPNVILHRTPTPIQPKPAGVLPPKLYQLTPKPFAPTGTTLTIQGEPGGLPQQPKAPQNLTFMAAGKAGQNVVLSGFPAPALQANVFKQPPATTTGVAPPQPPGTLSKPMSVHLLNQGSSIVIPAQHMLPGQNQFLLPGTPAVQLPQPLSALPASVGGQILAAAAPHAGGQLIANPILTNQNLAGPLSLGPVLAPHSGAHSAAHILSAAPIQVGQPALFQMPVSLAAGSLPTQSQPAPAGPAATTVLQGVTLPPSAVAMLNTPDGLVQPATPAAAPGEAAPVLTVQPTPQVPPVVSTPLPLGLQQPQAQQPPQAPTPQAAATPQATTPQPSPGLASSPEKIVLGQPPSATATAILTQDSLQMFLPQERSQQPLSAEGPHLSVPASVIVSAPPPTQDPAPATPVAKGAGLSPQAPDSQASPAPGPQIPAAAPLKGPGPSSSPSLPHQAPLGDSPHMPSPHPAQPPSRPPSRPHSRPPSQPQSMSRPPSEPALHPCPPPQVPPTLPGIFVIQNQLGVPPPASTPATTAPGPPQPPLRPPSQPPEGLLPPAPHLPPASTSSVVASSSETSTRLPAPTPSDFQLQFPPSQGTHKSPTPPPTLHLVPEPTAPPPLPPRTFQMVTTPFPALPQPKALLERFHQVPSGIILQNKAGGAPATPQTSASLGPLASPTASVLVSGQAPSGTPTALSHTPAPAPMATTGLPPLLPAESKAFASNLPTLSVAKVASSGPGKSSGLQYDSKLSSLKKPPLLQPSKEACFLEHLHKHQGSVLHPDYKTAFPSFEDALYRLLPYHVYQGALPSPNDYHKVDEEFETVSTQLLKRTQAMLNKYRLLLLEESRRVSPSAEMVMIDRMFIQEEKTTLALDKQLAKEKPDEYVSSSRSLGLPVAASSEGHRLPGHGPPSSSVPGASAQPPPHLPTKLVIRHGGAGGSPSVTWARASSSLSSSSSSSSSAASSLDADEDGPMPSRNRPPIKTYEARSRIGLKLKIKQEAGLSKVVHNTALDPVHQPPPPPPAALKAAEPPPRPPPPPPPTGQMNGTVDHPPPAAADRRPLPGPHCPRLPLRKTYRENVEALGGAAADGAATGRARGPSPAPLPTKVDEATSGLIRELAAVEDELYQRVLKAVPPEPAAGAGQGGGSGDPGWEAAPPPPAKRRKSESPDVDQASFSSDSPQDDTLTEHLQSAIDSILNLQQAPGRTPAPPYPHAGPAAVTPASPSPLHRPEAYPASSHNGGLGARTLNR; encoded by the exons ATGGATGATGAGGATGGGAGATGCTTACTAGACGTAATTTG TGACCCTCAGGCCCTCAATGACTTCTTGCATGGATCTGAGAAG CTCGACAGTGATGACCTCCTGGATAATCCTGGGGAGGCCCAAAGTGCCTTCTATGAGGGTCCTGGG CTCCACGTGCAAGAAGCTTCCGGCAACCACCTGAACCCGGAGCCCAGCCAACCAACCCCCAGCGTGGACCTAGACTTCCTGGAAGATGATATTCTGGGCTCACCTGCAACAGGGGGCGGTGGCGGGGGTGGCGGGGGCACTGACCAGCCCTGTGACATCCTTCAGCAGAGCCTCCAGGAAGCCAACATCACTGAGCAGACTCTCGAGGCTGAGGCTGAGCTGGACCTGGGCCCCTTCCAGCTGCCCACACTGCAGCCGGCAGATGGCGGGGCAGGCCCAGCGGGAGCTGCAGGGGCGGCTGTGGCCGCAGGGCCCCAGGCCCTCTTCCCAGGTGGCACTGACCTGCTGGGGCTACAGGCCCCACCCACTGTGCTGACCCACCAGGCCCTGGTGCCACCCCAGGACATGGTCAACAAGGCACTGAGTGTCCAGCCCTTCCTGCAGCCCGTGGGCCTGGGCAATGTGACCCTGCAGCCCATCCCGGGCCTCCAGGGCTTGCCCAATGGCAGCCCTGGGGGTGCCACAGCGGCCACCCTTGGGCTGGCACCTATCCAGGTGGTGGGCCAGCCCGTCATGGCACTCAACCCACCCACTTCCCAGCTCCTGGCCAAGCAGGTGCCTGTCAGCGGCTACCTAGCCTCTGCAGCTGGTCCCTCGGAACCAGTGACCCTGGCATCAGCTGGTGTCTCCCCCCAGGGGGCCGGACTTGTCATCCAGAAGAACCTCCCAGCCGCTGTGGCCACCACACTCAATGGGAACTCTGTGTTTGGAGGGGCGGGGGCTGCCACAGCAGTGGCCAGTGGGGCGCCCTCAGGACAGCCGCTGGCAGTGGCCCCAGGCCTCGGCACGTCACCGCTGGTTCCAGCGCCCAATGTGATCCTGCACCGCACACCCACACCCATCCAGCCCAAGCCCGCTGGCGTGCTGCCCCCCAAGCTCTACCAGCTGACACCCAAACCATTCGCCCCCACAGGCACCACACTCACCATTCAGGGCGAACCAGGGGGCCTCCCACAGCAGCCCAAGGCCCCTCAGAACCTGACTTTCATGGCTGCAGGCAAGGCAGGCCAGAATGTGGTGCTGTCGGGCTTCCCAGCACCTGCCCTGCAGGCGAATGTCTTCAAGCAGCCACCTGCCACCACCACGGGAGTGGCCCCACCACAGCCCCCTGGGACCCTGAGCAAGCCCATGAGTGTTCACCTCTTGAATCAAGGCAGCAGCATTGTCATCCCTGCACAGCACATGTTACCTGGCCAGAACCAGTTCCTGCTGCCTGGCACGCCTGCAGTCCAGCTCCCTCAGCCGCTCTCAGCCCTGCCGGCCAGCGTGGGAGGACAGATCCTGGCAGCCGCAGCCCCCCACGCAGGTGGACAGCTGATTGCAAACCCCATCCTCACCAACCAGAACCTGGCAGGCCCTCTGAGCCTGGGCCCTGTGCTGGCTCCCCATTCGGGGGCCCACAGTGCCGCCCACATCCTCTCGGCCGCCCCCATCCAGGTGGGCCAGCCAGCACTCTTCCAGATGCCTGTGTCTCTGGCTGCAGGCAGCCTGCCCACACAGAGCCAGCCGGCCCCCGCTGGCCCTGCTGCCACTACCGTCCTCCAGGGGGTCACCCTGCCCCCCAGCGCTGTAGCCATGCTCAACACCCCTGATGGCCTGGTGCAGCCTGCCACCCCTGCTGCTGCCCCTGGTGAGGCCGCGCCTGTCCTCACGGTGCAGCCCACCCCCCAGGTACCCCCAGTGGTCAGCACGCCACTGCCTTTGGGACTCCAGCAGCCACAGGCGCAGCAGCCTCCACAAGCTCCCACCCCTCAGGCTGCCGCCACACCTCAGGCCACCACCCCTCAGCCTAGCCCAGGCCTGGCATCCAGCCCGGAGAAGATCGTCCTGGGGCAGCCACCCtctgccacagccaccgccatcctCACTCAGGACTCCCTGCAGATGTTCCTGCCCCAG GAGAGGAGCCAGCAGCCCCTCTCCGCAGAGGGGCCCCACCTCTCCGTGCCTGCCTCGGTCATAGTCAGCGCCCCGCCTCCCACCCAagacccagccccagccaccCCTGTCGCCAAAGGAGCTGGCCTCAGCCCTCAGGCCCCTGACAGCCAGGCTTCCCCGGCTCCAGGCCCCCAG ATCCCAGCAGCAGCTCCACTGAAGGGCCCAGGCCCCTCCTCATCCCCGTCACTACCTCACCAGGCCCCTCTGGGGGACAGCCCCCACATGCCCTCCCCACACCCTGCCCAGCCCCCTTCTCGCCCCCCCTCCCGCCCCCACTCCCgccctccctcccagccccagaGCATGTCCCGCCCACCCTCAGAGCCAGCCCTGCacccttgccccccaccccaggtccCCCCAACTCTGCCTGGCATCTTTGTCATCCAGAACCAGCTGGGTGTCCCCCCACCCGCCAGCACCCCAGCCACCACTgccccaggcccaccccagccccctcTGCGCCCTCCATCCCAGCCGCCAGAGGGGTTGCTGCCCCCAGCACCTCACCTCCCTCCGGCCTCCACCTCCTCCGTCGTGGCCTCCTCCTCTGAGACGTCCACCAGGTTGCCAGCCCCTACGCCGTCCGACTTCCAGCTCCAGTTCCCGCCCAGCCAGGGGACCCACaagtcccccacccccccgccgaCCCTCCACCTGGTCCCCGAGCCCACAGCGCCCCCCCCACTGCCTCCTCGGACCTTCCAGATGGTGACCACCCCCTTCCCGGCGCTGCCCCAGCCGAAGGCTCTTCTCGAGAGATTTCACCAG GTGCCGTCCGGAATCATTCTCCAGAACAAGGCCGGGGGGGCCCCAGCCACCCCGCAGACCTCCGCCAGCCTGGGGCCCCTCGCCAGCCCCACTGCCTCTGTGCTGGTCAGCGGGCAGGCCCCATCCGGGACCCCCACCGCCCTCAGCCATACCCCTGCCCCGGCACCCATGGCCACCACAG GCCTCCCTCCTCTGCTTCCTGCTGAGAGCAAAGCCTTTGCCAGCAACCTTCCGACCCTGAGTGTGGCCAAGGTTGCTTCATCCGGGCCAGGGAAGTCCTCCGGGCTGCAG TACGACAGCAAGTTGAGCAGCCTGAAGAAGCCCCCTCTGCTCCAGCCCAGCAAGGAAGCCTG CTTCCTGGAGCATTTGCACAAGCATCAGGGCTCCGTCCTGCACCCTGACTACAAGACAGCCTTCCCCTCCTTTGAGGACGCCCTGTATCGCCTCCTGCCCTACCACGTCTACCAGggtgccctcccctcccccaatgaCTACCACAAAG TGGACGAGGAATTTGAGACCGTCTCCACGCAGCTGCTGAAACGCACCCAGgccatgctcaataaatatcgtCTCTTGCTCCTGGAGGAGTCCCGG AGGGTGAGCCCCTCAGCGGAGATGGTAATGATCGACCGAATGTTCATTCAGGAGGAGAAGACCACTCTTGCCTTGGATAAACAGCTGGCCAAGGAGAAGCCTg ATGAGTACGTGTCTTCCTCACGGTCTCTCGGCCTCCCAGTCGCAGCCTCCTCTGAAGGTCACCGGCTCCCTGGCCATGGCCCACCGTCATCCTCAGTGCCCGGGGCCTCGGCCCAGCCCCCTCCACACTTGCCCACCAAGCTCGTGATCCGGCACGGCGGGGCAGGCGGCTCCCCTTCGGTGACCTGGGCCCGGGCATCCTCCTCCTTGtcgtcctcttcctcctcttcttcctccgcCGCCTCCTCCCTCGATGCCGACGAGGACGGCCCGATGCCCTCCCGCAACCGCCCGCCCATCAAGACCTACGAAGCCCGTAGCCGCATTGGCCTCAAGCTCAAGATCAAGCAGGAGGCCGGGCTCAGCAAGGTGGTCCACAACACGGCCCTGGATCCGGTGCATCAgcccccgccgccgcccccggCCGCCCTCAAGGCCGCCGAGCCCCCGCCTCGGCCtccgcccccgccgccccccaCGGGCCAGATGAACGGCACCGTGGACCacccgccgcccgccgccgccgaCCGCAGGCCGCTGCCTGGCCCGCACTGCCCCCGCCTGCCCCTGCGGAAGACCTACCGCGAGAACGTGGAGGCCTTGGGGGGCGCGGCCGCGGACGGGGCGGCCACGGGCAGAGCACGGGGCCCCAGCCCCGCCCCGCTTCCCACCAAAGTGGACGAAGCCACCAGCGGGCTCATCCGCGAGCTGGCCGCGGTGGAGGACGAGCTGTACCAGCGCGTGCTGAAGGCGGTCCCGCCGGAGCCCGCGGCCGGTGCCGGGCAGGGCGGCGGCAGTGGGGATCCAGGCTGGGAGGCAGCCCCGCCGCCTCCGGCCAAGCGGCGCAAGTCCGAGTCGCCTGACGTAGACCAGGCCAGCTTCTCCAGCGACAGCCCGCAGGATGACACGCTCACAGAACACCTTCAGAGCGCCATCGACAGCATCTTGAACCTCCAGCAGGCCCCTGGCCGGACGCCCGCGCCCCCCTACCCCCACGCCGGCCCCGCGGCTGTCACACCGGCCTCCCCGTCACCCCTGCACAGGCCCGAGGCATACCCCGCCTCCAGTCACAATGGTGGCCTCGGCGCCAGGACGTTGAACAGATAA